One part of the Sorangiineae bacterium MSr11954 genome encodes these proteins:
- a CDS encoding isoprenylcysteine carboxylmethyltransferase family protein codes for MEIEITEISRRLIAGFLIYIAAGIRFYYEAKTKVRPVRTETVRHLPVARSAATISSWSWFMMLMITPIPGVIPLDSVEITPPLLARALDVTGATLLALATVMFYACHRALGEFWAGAPGLKRDHGLADTGPYRYIRHPMYTSFFLGYVAAACLLRSWPFLIPIVFAPGFYVMARVEEGILGAHFGEIYATYCRTRGMFLPRFVSDKARLDPLGRGSSS; via the coding sequence ATGGAAATCGAAATTACCGAAATTAGTAGACGGTTGATCGCGGGGTTCCTGATCTACATCGCAGCAGGGATTCGATTTTACTACGAGGCGAAGACGAAGGTCCGCCCCGTGCGGACGGAGACGGTGCGGCACCTCCCCGTTGCCCGCAGCGCCGCGACGATATCGAGTTGGAGCTGGTTCATGATGCTGATGATCACGCCGATCCCCGGCGTGATCCCGCTCGATTCGGTGGAAATTACGCCTCCTTTGCTGGCACGTGCGCTGGACGTCACCGGCGCGACGCTCCTCGCTCTGGCCACGGTGATGTTCTATGCGTGCCATCGCGCACTGGGAGAATTTTGGGCTGGCGCGCCTGGACTCAAGAGAGACCACGGGCTCGCGGACACGGGGCCTTATCGCTATATCCGACATCCGATGTATACCAGTTTCTTTCTTGGTTACGTCGCAGCGGCATGCCTCTTGCGCAGCTGGCCTTTTCTAATCCCTATCGTATTTGCGCCAGGGTTCTACGTCATGGCGCGCGTGGAGGAGGGCATCCTCGGCGCGCACTTCGGTGAAATCTATGCCACGTATTGCCGGACGCGGGGAATGTTTTTGCCTCGTTTCGTCTCCGACAAAGCACGGCTCGATCCGCTCGGGCGCGGGAGTTCTTCGTGA
- a CDS encoding SRPBCC family protein: protein MRTEVSESVVVDVPMAKVWHHYDDLEAFRRWAPNVVDVKVIGETRRSLGARMQFTLKFGPFHQKLDETITRYEPPRASSLTGRAPGWTYEMALDLVEEPGGTRATYRCLSDYSRIMRPLVPLLDRMNRRMLGTALAALKSAVERERE from the coding sequence ATGCGCACCGAGGTAAGCGAATCCGTCGTGGTCGACGTGCCCATGGCGAAGGTATGGCACCATTACGACGACCTCGAGGCATTCCGGCGATGGGCGCCAAATGTGGTCGACGTGAAGGTCATCGGCGAGACGCGCCGCTCCTTGGGCGCACGAATGCAATTTACGCTGAAGTTCGGGCCGTTCCATCAAAAGCTGGATGAGACCATCACACGCTACGAGCCGCCTCGTGCGAGCTCGCTTACTGGGCGCGCGCCCGGGTGGACGTACGAAATGGCCCTCGACCTCGTCGAGGAGCCGGGGGGAACACGGGCAACGTATCGTTGTCTTTCCGACTACTCTCGTATCATGCGTCCTCTCGTGCCGCTGCTCGATCGAATGAATCGTCGAATGCTTGGTACGGCGCTCGCCGCGCTA